One genomic region from Diabrotica undecimpunctata isolate CICGRU chromosome 9, icDiaUnde3, whole genome shotgun sequence encodes:
- the LOC140450894 gene encoding uncharacterized protein yields MVIFRSGIKETQTEMDFLLQEIADLIKEVRLRKDAKAKQKSTFQLGKEARDMWANTLENKTMPVQNLKIDNDHDYYTVPHDTIDMSDGIQENLQSLDVFSSFSRSNECELHQREENDAKHPLRTPKMRNIDEATVISNRNTTTSVNRVLGPRQYKKQKTNSKSGAISYLEKKAQNKEKNGSGRKKSSTERKNVGTSGKEI; encoded by the exons ATGGTAATTTTTAGATCTGGTATTAAGGAAACCCAAACAGAAATGGATTTTCTGTTGCAAGAGATAGCTGATTTAATTAAAGAAGTTAGGTTAAGAAAAGATGCCAAAGCAAAGCAAAAAAGTACTTTTCAACTAGGAAAAGAAGCCAGAGATATGTGGGCTAATACTCTAGAGAATAAAACTATGCCAGTACAAAACTTAAAAATTGATAATGATCATGATT ATTACACTGTGCCTCATGATACAATTGATATGTCAGATGGAATACAGGAGAATCTGCAATCTTTGGATGTTTTTTCCTCTTTTAGTAGAAGCAATGAGTGTGAACTGCACCAGAGAGAGGAGAATGATGCAAAACATCCATTAAGAACACCCAAAATGAGGAACATTGATGAAGCAACCGTAATTTCAAACAGAAACACAACCACATCAGTAAATAGAGTACTAG GTCCTAGGCAgtataagaaacaaaaaacaaactctAAAAGTGGGGCTATAAGTTACTTAGAAAAAAAGGCTCAAAATAAGGAAAAAAATGGATCTGGAAGAAAGAAAAGTAGCACGGAAAGAAAAAATGTGGGAACATCAGGAAAAGAGATTTGA